The following are encoded together in the Phaseolus vulgaris cultivar G19833 chromosome 9, P. vulgaris v2.0, whole genome shotgun sequence genome:
- the LOC137820174 gene encoding protein MEI2-like 1 isoform X1: MPSEIMEKRGVSASSHFLDDISYASEKNIGLRKPKSIHDHFLQGKSEMAASPGCILNTSSPRATNAKSGLPMSHTTLSGEITEDHFGREAGTIEMLKDSMETFNYSKRSWSNVHRQPASSSYGLIGSKIVPGAASCESSLFSSSLSEMFSQKLRLLGNGVLSGQPITVGSLPEEEAYKSLGEIEADTIGNLLPDEDDLFSGVTDELGCSTRARMNDDFEDFDLFSSSGGMELEGDEHLISGNGTSFVDEDPDYFGVSKGKIPFREQSSRTLFVRNINSNVEDSELKALFEQYGDIRTIYTACKHRGFVMISYYDLRAAQKAMKALQNRSLRSRKLDIHYSIPKGNAPEKDIGHGTLMISDLDSSVLKDELQQIFGFYGEIRDIYEYPQLNHVKFIEFYDVRAAEASLRALNGIRFSGKHIKLEPSLPMIATCMMHQSQKGQDEPDLGHSLSDNISLRHNAGVSSGFIASAGSLENGYNQGFHSATRQPTFIDKSLFNMNSNIHKTARGASNGKVSGVFEASNTIDAMKFASVSRFHPHSLPEYRDSLANGSPYNFSSTINMAANIGNGSTESSDSRHIQGINSTGNLAEFNTGGNGNRPSHGLYHMWNGSNLHQQTPSNAMLWQKTPSFVNGAGSPCLPQIPSFPRTPPHVLRASHIDHQVGSAPVVTASPWERQHSYLGESPDGSGFRLGSVGSPGFHGSWQMHPPASHNMFSHVSGNGTELTSNAGQGSPKQLSHVLPGRLPMNLVSKFDSTNERMRNLYPRRSEPNTNSNADKKQYELDLGRILRGDDNRTTLMIKNIPNKYTSKMLLAAIDEQCRGTYDFLYLPIDFKNKCNVGYAFINMIDPCQIIPFHKAFNGKKWEKFNSEKVAVLAYARIQGKAALIAHFQNSSLMNEDKRCRPILFHTDGPNAGDPEPFPLGNNIRVRPGKSRANGSEENRSQGNPLSLASGEDSGNGMESSSISSKNSD, from the exons ATGCCTTCTGAAATAATGGAGAAGAGGGGTGTGTCTGCCTCATCCCACTTTTTGGATGACATTTCCTATGCTTCTGAG AAAAATATTGGATTACGGAAGCCAAAATCTATTCATGACCATTTTCTACAGG gCAAGAGTGAAATGGCGGCATCACCTGGCTGTATTTTGAATACTTCATCACCCCGTGCAACAAATGCAAAATCTGGTTTGCCAATGTCTCATACTACTCTATCTGGGGAAATTACAGAAGACCATTTTGGCAGAGAAGCAGGCACTATAGAGATGCTGAAGGATTCCATGGAAACATTTAATTATAGTAAGAGGTCATGGTCTAATGTGCATAGGCAGCCAGCATCTAGCTCATATGGTCTAATTGGGAGCAAGATTGTCCCCGGTGCTGCCTCATGTGAAAGTAGTCTATTTTCAAGCTCGCTGTCTGAGATGTTTAGCCAAAAGT TGAGGTTATTGGGGAATGGAGTGCTGTCTGGTCAACCCATTACTGTTGGTTCCCTTCCTGAGGAAGAAGCGTATAAATCTCTAGGAGAAATTGAGGCTGACACTATTGGAAATCTCCTTCCTGATGAAGATGACCTGTTTTCTGGAGTCACTGACGAGTTAGGATGCAGTACTCGTGCTAGAATGAATGATGATTTTGAAGATTTTGATTTGTTCAGCAGCAGTGGAGGCATGGAATTGGAAGGAGATGAACATCTAATTTCTGGAAACGGAACCAGTTTCGTGGATGAAGATCCTGATTACTTTGGAGTTTCTAAAGGAAAAATTCCATTCCGTGAACAATCTTCTAGAACACTTTTTGTTAGAAATATCAATAGCAATGTTGAAGACTCTGAACTTAAGGCTCTCTTTGAG CAATATGGAGATATCCGAACCATTTACACTGCCTGCAAGCATCGTGGGTTTGTTATGATTTCATATTATGATCTAAGGGCAGCACAAAAAGCAATGAAGGCACTTCAAAATAGGTCATTGAGATCTAGGAAACTGGATATACATTATTCAATTCCAAAG GGCAATGCTCCAGAGAAAGATATTGGTCATGGTACACTGATGATATCCGATCTTGATTCATCTGTTTTAAAAGATGAACTTCAACAGATTTTTGGGTTTTATGGAGAAATTAGAGat ATCTATGAATATCCGCAATTGAATCATGTCAAATTTATCGAATTTTATGATGTTCGAGCTGCGGAAGCTTCTCTTCGTGCATTGAATGGGATCCGCTTTTCTGGGAAGCACATTAAGCTTGAGCCCAGCCTTCCCATGATTGCAACATG TATGATGCACCAGTCTCAGAAGGGACAAGATGAACCTGATCTTGGTCATAGTCTTAGTGACAACATTTCCTTAAGACATAATG CAGGAGTGTCATCTGGATTTATTGCATCTGCTGGCAGCTTGGAAAACGGATATAATCAAGGGTTTCATTCTGCAACACGGCAACCTACTTTCATTGATAAATCACTATTTAATATGAATTCTAACATTCACAAGACCGCAAGAGGTGCATCTAATGGAAAAGTATCTGGTGTTTTTGAGGCCAGTAACACTATTGACGCAATGAAATTTGCATCCGTTTCGAGGTTCCATCCTCATTCTTTACCAGAATATCGCGATAGCTTAGCTAATGGCAGTCCTTACAACTTTTCAAGTACCATTAACATGGCTGCCAATATTGGAAATGGATCAACGGAATCATCTGACAGCAGGCACATTCAGGGAATAAACTCAACTGGGAACCTAGCAGAGTTTAATACAGGAG GAAATGGAAACCGCCCCAGTCATGGACTTTATCATATGTGGAATGGCTCCAACTTGCATCAACAAACTCCTTCAAATGCCATGCTTTGGCAGAAAACACCGTCCTTTGTTAATGGTGCTGGTTCTCCATGTCTTCCACAGATACCCAGTTTTCCTAGAACACCTCCCCATGTGCTTAGAGCATCACATATAGACCATCAAGTGGGATCAGCACCAGTTGTTACTGCCTCGCCCTGGGAAAGACAACATTCTTACTTGGGAGAGTCGCCTGATGGTTCTGGTTTTAGATTAGGTTCTGTAGGAAGTCCTGGCTTTCATGGTAGCTGGCAGATGCACCCTCCTGCTTCTCACAACATGTTTTCTCATGTCAGTGGGAATGGTACAGAATTGACATCAAATGCTGGGCAGGGCTCTCCTAAGCAGTTATCACATGTTTTACCTGGGAGACTTCCCAtgaatttggtttctaaatttgattCTACCAATGAACGTATGAGAAACCTCTATCCTCGAAGAAGCGAACCAAACACTAACAGCAATGCAGATAAAAAACAGTATGAACTTGACCTAGGCCGCATATTGCGTGGGGATGATAACCGAACAACGctcatgataaaaaatattccGAATAA GTATACTTCAAAGATGCTTCTTGCTGCCATTGATGAACAATGTCGAGGAACATATGATTTTCTGTATTTGCCCATTGATTTCAAG AACAAATGTAATGTTGGCTATGCATTCATCAATATGATTGATCCTTGTCAAATTATTCCATTCCACAAG GCCTTTAACGGGAAAAAATGGGAGAAGTTCAACAGTGAAAAGGTAGCAGTACTCGCATATGCCCGAATTCAAGGAAAAGCTGCTCTTATTGCTCATTTTCAGAATTCAAGCCTGATGAATGAGGATAAACGTTGCCGCCCTATTCTTTTCCATACAGATGGCCCAAATGCTGGCGATCCG GAGCCTTTTCCCTTGGGTAACAACATTAGAGTGAGGCCAGGGAAATCTCGCGCAAATGGTAGTGAGGAGAATCGCAGCCAAGGGAACCCTTTATCTTTGGCAAGTGGAGAAGACTCTGGGAATGGAATGGAATCATCTTCGATCTCTTCAAAAAACTCTGACTGA
- the LOC137820174 gene encoding protein MEI2-like 1 isoform X2: MPSEIMEKRGVSASSHFLDDISYASEKNIGLRKPKSIHDHFLQGKSEMAASPGCILNTSSPRATNAKSGLPMSHTTLSGEITEDHFGREAGTIEMLKDSMETFNYSKRSWSNVHRQPASSSYGLIGSKIVPGAASCESSLFSSSLSEMFSQKLRLLGNGVLSGQPITVGSLPEEEAYKSLGEIEADTIGNLLPDEDDLFSGVTDELGCSTRARMNDDFEDFDLFSSSGGMELEGDEHLISGNGTSFVDEDPDYFGVSKGKIPFREQSSRTLFVRNINSNVEDSELKALFEQYGDIRTIYTACKHRGFVMISYYDLRAAQKAMKALQNRSLRSRKLDIHYSIPKGNAPEKDIGHGTLMISDLDSSVLKDELQQIFGFYGEIRDIYEYPQLNHVKFIEFYDVRAAEASLRALNGIRFSGKHIKLEPSLPMIATCMMHQSQKGQDEPDLGHSLSDNISLRHNGVSSGFIASAGSLENGYNQGFHSATRQPTFIDKSLFNMNSNIHKTARGASNGKVSGVFEASNTIDAMKFASVSRFHPHSLPEYRDSLANGSPYNFSSTINMAANIGNGSTESSDSRHIQGINSTGNLAEFNTGGNGNRPSHGLYHMWNGSNLHQQTPSNAMLWQKTPSFVNGAGSPCLPQIPSFPRTPPHVLRASHIDHQVGSAPVVTASPWERQHSYLGESPDGSGFRLGSVGSPGFHGSWQMHPPASHNMFSHVSGNGTELTSNAGQGSPKQLSHVLPGRLPMNLVSKFDSTNERMRNLYPRRSEPNTNSNADKKQYELDLGRILRGDDNRTTLMIKNIPNKYTSKMLLAAIDEQCRGTYDFLYLPIDFKNKCNVGYAFINMIDPCQIIPFHKAFNGKKWEKFNSEKVAVLAYARIQGKAALIAHFQNSSLMNEDKRCRPILFHTDGPNAGDPEPFPLGNNIRVRPGKSRANGSEENRSQGNPLSLASGEDSGNGMESSSISSKNSD, translated from the exons ATGCCTTCTGAAATAATGGAGAAGAGGGGTGTGTCTGCCTCATCCCACTTTTTGGATGACATTTCCTATGCTTCTGAG AAAAATATTGGATTACGGAAGCCAAAATCTATTCATGACCATTTTCTACAGG gCAAGAGTGAAATGGCGGCATCACCTGGCTGTATTTTGAATACTTCATCACCCCGTGCAACAAATGCAAAATCTGGTTTGCCAATGTCTCATACTACTCTATCTGGGGAAATTACAGAAGACCATTTTGGCAGAGAAGCAGGCACTATAGAGATGCTGAAGGATTCCATGGAAACATTTAATTATAGTAAGAGGTCATGGTCTAATGTGCATAGGCAGCCAGCATCTAGCTCATATGGTCTAATTGGGAGCAAGATTGTCCCCGGTGCTGCCTCATGTGAAAGTAGTCTATTTTCAAGCTCGCTGTCTGAGATGTTTAGCCAAAAGT TGAGGTTATTGGGGAATGGAGTGCTGTCTGGTCAACCCATTACTGTTGGTTCCCTTCCTGAGGAAGAAGCGTATAAATCTCTAGGAGAAATTGAGGCTGACACTATTGGAAATCTCCTTCCTGATGAAGATGACCTGTTTTCTGGAGTCACTGACGAGTTAGGATGCAGTACTCGTGCTAGAATGAATGATGATTTTGAAGATTTTGATTTGTTCAGCAGCAGTGGAGGCATGGAATTGGAAGGAGATGAACATCTAATTTCTGGAAACGGAACCAGTTTCGTGGATGAAGATCCTGATTACTTTGGAGTTTCTAAAGGAAAAATTCCATTCCGTGAACAATCTTCTAGAACACTTTTTGTTAGAAATATCAATAGCAATGTTGAAGACTCTGAACTTAAGGCTCTCTTTGAG CAATATGGAGATATCCGAACCATTTACACTGCCTGCAAGCATCGTGGGTTTGTTATGATTTCATATTATGATCTAAGGGCAGCACAAAAAGCAATGAAGGCACTTCAAAATAGGTCATTGAGATCTAGGAAACTGGATATACATTATTCAATTCCAAAG GGCAATGCTCCAGAGAAAGATATTGGTCATGGTACACTGATGATATCCGATCTTGATTCATCTGTTTTAAAAGATGAACTTCAACAGATTTTTGGGTTTTATGGAGAAATTAGAGat ATCTATGAATATCCGCAATTGAATCATGTCAAATTTATCGAATTTTATGATGTTCGAGCTGCGGAAGCTTCTCTTCGTGCATTGAATGGGATCCGCTTTTCTGGGAAGCACATTAAGCTTGAGCCCAGCCTTCCCATGATTGCAACATG TATGATGCACCAGTCTCAGAAGGGACAAGATGAACCTGATCTTGGTCATAGTCTTAGTGACAACATTTCCTTAAGACATAATG GAGTGTCATCTGGATTTATTGCATCTGCTGGCAGCTTGGAAAACGGATATAATCAAGGGTTTCATTCTGCAACACGGCAACCTACTTTCATTGATAAATCACTATTTAATATGAATTCTAACATTCACAAGACCGCAAGAGGTGCATCTAATGGAAAAGTATCTGGTGTTTTTGAGGCCAGTAACACTATTGACGCAATGAAATTTGCATCCGTTTCGAGGTTCCATCCTCATTCTTTACCAGAATATCGCGATAGCTTAGCTAATGGCAGTCCTTACAACTTTTCAAGTACCATTAACATGGCTGCCAATATTGGAAATGGATCAACGGAATCATCTGACAGCAGGCACATTCAGGGAATAAACTCAACTGGGAACCTAGCAGAGTTTAATACAGGAG GAAATGGAAACCGCCCCAGTCATGGACTTTATCATATGTGGAATGGCTCCAACTTGCATCAACAAACTCCTTCAAATGCCATGCTTTGGCAGAAAACACCGTCCTTTGTTAATGGTGCTGGTTCTCCATGTCTTCCACAGATACCCAGTTTTCCTAGAACACCTCCCCATGTGCTTAGAGCATCACATATAGACCATCAAGTGGGATCAGCACCAGTTGTTACTGCCTCGCCCTGGGAAAGACAACATTCTTACTTGGGAGAGTCGCCTGATGGTTCTGGTTTTAGATTAGGTTCTGTAGGAAGTCCTGGCTTTCATGGTAGCTGGCAGATGCACCCTCCTGCTTCTCACAACATGTTTTCTCATGTCAGTGGGAATGGTACAGAATTGACATCAAATGCTGGGCAGGGCTCTCCTAAGCAGTTATCACATGTTTTACCTGGGAGACTTCCCAtgaatttggtttctaaatttgattCTACCAATGAACGTATGAGAAACCTCTATCCTCGAAGAAGCGAACCAAACACTAACAGCAATGCAGATAAAAAACAGTATGAACTTGACCTAGGCCGCATATTGCGTGGGGATGATAACCGAACAACGctcatgataaaaaatattccGAATAA GTATACTTCAAAGATGCTTCTTGCTGCCATTGATGAACAATGTCGAGGAACATATGATTTTCTGTATTTGCCCATTGATTTCAAG AACAAATGTAATGTTGGCTATGCATTCATCAATATGATTGATCCTTGTCAAATTATTCCATTCCACAAG GCCTTTAACGGGAAAAAATGGGAGAAGTTCAACAGTGAAAAGGTAGCAGTACTCGCATATGCCCGAATTCAAGGAAAAGCTGCTCTTATTGCTCATTTTCAGAATTCAAGCCTGATGAATGAGGATAAACGTTGCCGCCCTATTCTTTTCCATACAGATGGCCCAAATGCTGGCGATCCG GAGCCTTTTCCCTTGGGTAACAACATTAGAGTGAGGCCAGGGAAATCTCGCGCAAATGGTAGTGAGGAGAATCGCAGCCAAGGGAACCCTTTATCTTTGGCAAGTGGAGAAGACTCTGGGAATGGAATGGAATCATCTTCGATCTCTTCAAAAAACTCTGACTGA
- the LOC137820174 gene encoding protein MEI2-like 4 isoform X3, protein MAASPGCILNTSSPRATNAKSGLPMSHTTLSGEITEDHFGREAGTIEMLKDSMETFNYSKRSWSNVHRQPASSSYGLIGSKIVPGAASCESSLFSSSLSEMFSQKLRLLGNGVLSGQPITVGSLPEEEAYKSLGEIEADTIGNLLPDEDDLFSGVTDELGCSTRARMNDDFEDFDLFSSSGGMELEGDEHLISGNGTSFVDEDPDYFGVSKGKIPFREQSSRTLFVRNINSNVEDSELKALFEQYGDIRTIYTACKHRGFVMISYYDLRAAQKAMKALQNRSLRSRKLDIHYSIPKGNAPEKDIGHGTLMISDLDSSVLKDELQQIFGFYGEIRDIYEYPQLNHVKFIEFYDVRAAEASLRALNGIRFSGKHIKLEPSLPMIATCMMHQSQKGQDEPDLGHSLSDNISLRHNAGVSSGFIASAGSLENGYNQGFHSATRQPTFIDKSLFNMNSNIHKTARGASNGKVSGVFEASNTIDAMKFASVSRFHPHSLPEYRDSLANGSPYNFSSTINMAANIGNGSTESSDSRHIQGINSTGNLAEFNTGGNGNRPSHGLYHMWNGSNLHQQTPSNAMLWQKTPSFVNGAGSPCLPQIPSFPRTPPHVLRASHIDHQVGSAPVVTASPWERQHSYLGESPDGSGFRLGSVGSPGFHGSWQMHPPASHNMFSHVSGNGTELTSNAGQGSPKQLSHVLPGRLPMNLVSKFDSTNERMRNLYPRRSEPNTNSNADKKQYELDLGRILRGDDNRTTLMIKNIPNKYTSKMLLAAIDEQCRGTYDFLYLPIDFKNKCNVGYAFINMIDPCQIIPFHKAFNGKKWEKFNSEKVAVLAYARIQGKAALIAHFQNSSLMNEDKRCRPILFHTDGPNAGDPEPFPLGNNIRVRPGKSRANGSEENRSQGNPLSLASGEDSGNGMESSSISSKNSD, encoded by the exons ATGGCGGCATCACCTGGCTGTATTTTGAATACTTCATCACCCCGTGCAACAAATGCAAAATCTGGTTTGCCAATGTCTCATACTACTCTATCTGGGGAAATTACAGAAGACCATTTTGGCAGAGAAGCAGGCACTATAGAGATGCTGAAGGATTCCATGGAAACATTTAATTATAGTAAGAGGTCATGGTCTAATGTGCATAGGCAGCCAGCATCTAGCTCATATGGTCTAATTGGGAGCAAGATTGTCCCCGGTGCTGCCTCATGTGAAAGTAGTCTATTTTCAAGCTCGCTGTCTGAGATGTTTAGCCAAAAGT TGAGGTTATTGGGGAATGGAGTGCTGTCTGGTCAACCCATTACTGTTGGTTCCCTTCCTGAGGAAGAAGCGTATAAATCTCTAGGAGAAATTGAGGCTGACACTATTGGAAATCTCCTTCCTGATGAAGATGACCTGTTTTCTGGAGTCACTGACGAGTTAGGATGCAGTACTCGTGCTAGAATGAATGATGATTTTGAAGATTTTGATTTGTTCAGCAGCAGTGGAGGCATGGAATTGGAAGGAGATGAACATCTAATTTCTGGAAACGGAACCAGTTTCGTGGATGAAGATCCTGATTACTTTGGAGTTTCTAAAGGAAAAATTCCATTCCGTGAACAATCTTCTAGAACACTTTTTGTTAGAAATATCAATAGCAATGTTGAAGACTCTGAACTTAAGGCTCTCTTTGAG CAATATGGAGATATCCGAACCATTTACACTGCCTGCAAGCATCGTGGGTTTGTTATGATTTCATATTATGATCTAAGGGCAGCACAAAAAGCAATGAAGGCACTTCAAAATAGGTCATTGAGATCTAGGAAACTGGATATACATTATTCAATTCCAAAG GGCAATGCTCCAGAGAAAGATATTGGTCATGGTACACTGATGATATCCGATCTTGATTCATCTGTTTTAAAAGATGAACTTCAACAGATTTTTGGGTTTTATGGAGAAATTAGAGat ATCTATGAATATCCGCAATTGAATCATGTCAAATTTATCGAATTTTATGATGTTCGAGCTGCGGAAGCTTCTCTTCGTGCATTGAATGGGATCCGCTTTTCTGGGAAGCACATTAAGCTTGAGCCCAGCCTTCCCATGATTGCAACATG TATGATGCACCAGTCTCAGAAGGGACAAGATGAACCTGATCTTGGTCATAGTCTTAGTGACAACATTTCCTTAAGACATAATG CAGGAGTGTCATCTGGATTTATTGCATCTGCTGGCAGCTTGGAAAACGGATATAATCAAGGGTTTCATTCTGCAACACGGCAACCTACTTTCATTGATAAATCACTATTTAATATGAATTCTAACATTCACAAGACCGCAAGAGGTGCATCTAATGGAAAAGTATCTGGTGTTTTTGAGGCCAGTAACACTATTGACGCAATGAAATTTGCATCCGTTTCGAGGTTCCATCCTCATTCTTTACCAGAATATCGCGATAGCTTAGCTAATGGCAGTCCTTACAACTTTTCAAGTACCATTAACATGGCTGCCAATATTGGAAATGGATCAACGGAATCATCTGACAGCAGGCACATTCAGGGAATAAACTCAACTGGGAACCTAGCAGAGTTTAATACAGGAG GAAATGGAAACCGCCCCAGTCATGGACTTTATCATATGTGGAATGGCTCCAACTTGCATCAACAAACTCCTTCAAATGCCATGCTTTGGCAGAAAACACCGTCCTTTGTTAATGGTGCTGGTTCTCCATGTCTTCCACAGATACCCAGTTTTCCTAGAACACCTCCCCATGTGCTTAGAGCATCACATATAGACCATCAAGTGGGATCAGCACCAGTTGTTACTGCCTCGCCCTGGGAAAGACAACATTCTTACTTGGGAGAGTCGCCTGATGGTTCTGGTTTTAGATTAGGTTCTGTAGGAAGTCCTGGCTTTCATGGTAGCTGGCAGATGCACCCTCCTGCTTCTCACAACATGTTTTCTCATGTCAGTGGGAATGGTACAGAATTGACATCAAATGCTGGGCAGGGCTCTCCTAAGCAGTTATCACATGTTTTACCTGGGAGACTTCCCAtgaatttggtttctaaatttgattCTACCAATGAACGTATGAGAAACCTCTATCCTCGAAGAAGCGAACCAAACACTAACAGCAATGCAGATAAAAAACAGTATGAACTTGACCTAGGCCGCATATTGCGTGGGGATGATAACCGAACAACGctcatgataaaaaatattccGAATAA GTATACTTCAAAGATGCTTCTTGCTGCCATTGATGAACAATGTCGAGGAACATATGATTTTCTGTATTTGCCCATTGATTTCAAG AACAAATGTAATGTTGGCTATGCATTCATCAATATGATTGATCCTTGTCAAATTATTCCATTCCACAAG GCCTTTAACGGGAAAAAATGGGAGAAGTTCAACAGTGAAAAGGTAGCAGTACTCGCATATGCCCGAATTCAAGGAAAAGCTGCTCTTATTGCTCATTTTCAGAATTCAAGCCTGATGAATGAGGATAAACGTTGCCGCCCTATTCTTTTCCATACAGATGGCCCAAATGCTGGCGATCCG GAGCCTTTTCCCTTGGGTAACAACATTAGAGTGAGGCCAGGGAAATCTCGCGCAAATGGTAGTGAGGAGAATCGCAGCCAAGGGAACCCTTTATCTTTGGCAAGTGGAGAAGACTCTGGGAATGGAATGGAATCATCTTCGATCTCTTCAAAAAACTCTGACTGA